In Thermodesulfobacteriota bacterium, a single genomic region encodes these proteins:
- a CDS encoding DNA-3-methyladenine glycosylase I, with protein MRGEKAIVRCPWVDLGKPEYVDYHDREWGVPVHDDRLLFEFLTLEGAQAGLSWYTVLRKRENYRAAFNRFDPEKVARYGERKVAELLANPGIIRNRAKILAAIGNARSFLEVRDEFGSFDAYIWRFVGGRPIVNEIRTLADYRATSPESDAMSAELRRRGFRFVGSTICYAHMQATGMVNDHALSCFRRREILRCVCS; from the coding sequence GTGCGCGGGGAGAAGGCCATCGTCCGCTGCCCCTGGGTCGACCTCGGGAAACCGGAATACGTGGATTACCACGACCGGGAGTGGGGAGTCCCGGTTCACGACGACCGCCTCCTGTTCGAGTTCCTCACCCTGGAGGGCGCCCAGGCGGGGCTGAGCTGGTACACGGTCCTGCGGAAGCGGGAGAATTACCGGGCGGCCTTCAACCGGTTCGACCCGGAGAAGGTGGCCCGGTACGGAGAGAGGAAAGTCGCGGAATTGCTCGCGAATCCGGGGATCATCCGCAACCGGGCAAAGATCCTCGCAGCGATCGGAAACGCGCGGAGCTTCCTGGAGGTCCGGGACGAATTCGGCAGTTTCGACGCGTACATATGGCGATTCGTCGGCGGAAGGCCGATCGTGAACGAGATCCGGACCCTTGCCGATTATCGCGCCACCAGCCCGGAGTCGGACGCGATGAGCGCGGAGCTGCGCCGGAGGGGATTCCGGTTCGTCGGATCGACGATATGTTATGCTCACATGCAGGCCACCGGGATGGTGAACGACCACGCCCTCTCCTGCTTCCGTCGGCGGGAGATTCTCCGGTGTGTTTGTTCTTGA
- the rpsI gene encoding 30S ribosomal protein S9, whose product MAQAKVYATGKRKTAIARVYIKSGTGRITVNGREFEDYFPVLALRSVVTQPLVLTGKRTSVDVDVNIGGGGPMSQAESVKCGIAKALQIENPELRSPLKRAGFLSRDARIKERKKYGQPGARKRFQFSKR is encoded by the coding sequence ATGGCTCAAGCGAAGGTGTACGCTACGGGGAAACGGAAGACGGCGATCGCGCGCGTCTACATCAAGTCCGGCACGGGGCGCATCACGGTCAACGGCCGGGAGTTCGAGGATTACTTCCCGGTGCTGGCGCTGCGGTCGGTCGTCACCCAGCCGCTGGTCCTGACGGGGAAGCGCACCAGCGTCGACGTCGACGTGAACATCGGCGGCGGCGGCCCCATGTCGCAGGCCGAGTCCGTCAAGTGCGGCATCGCGAAGGCGCTGCAGATCGAGAACCCCGAGCTCCGCTCGCCGCTGAAGCGCGCCGGATTCCTCTCGCGCGACGCCCGCATCAAGGAACGGAAGAAGTACGGACAGCCGGGGGCCCGCAAACGGTTCCAGTTCTCCAAGCGTTGA
- the rplM gene encoding 50S ribosomal protein L13, giving the protein MKTTKMLTRDIADQKWYVVDAEGQVLGRMATKIADVLRGKNKPTFTPNADIGDFVIVVNAEKVKLTGKKMTDKIYYRHSGYMGGLKSTTPQKELGGAHPERIVEWAVRGMLPKTRLGDRLFTKLKVYAGPEHPHKAQQPRMLAVNE; this is encoded by the coding sequence ATGAAGACGACGAAGATGCTGACCAGGGACATAGCCGATCAGAAATGGTACGTGGTGGACGCCGAGGGGCAGGTCCTCGGGCGGATGGCGACGAAGATCGCCGACGTCCTCCGGGGCAAGAACAAGCCGACGTTCACCCCCAACGCCGACATCGGCGATTTCGTCATCGTGGTGAACGCGGAGAAGGTGAAGCTCACGGGCAAGAAGATGACGGACAAGATCTATTACCGCCACAGCGGGTACATGGGCGGGCTGAAGTCCACCACCCCGCAGAAGGAGCTCGGCGGCGCGCACCCGGAGCGGATCGTGGAATGGGCGGTCCGGGGGATGCTTCCCAAGACGCGCCTCGGGGACAGGCTGTTCACCAAGCTGAAGGTGTACGCGGGGCCGGAGCATCCGCACAAGGCGCAGCAGCCGCGGATGCTGGCCGTCAACGAATAG